GCAGGTGACCATCGAGGATGCGGTCAGGGCGGATGAGTTATTCACCATCCTCATGGGTGACGAGGTTCAACCCAGGCGAGAATTCATCATCACCCATGCTAAAGAAGTCGAGAATCTGGATGTGTAGGTGGTCGAAATGGAAGGTGCAGAAGTTAAAGAGCCGCCCGCCCTGGAGAGGAAAGCGGTGGTTAACCGCCCTATCGAGAAGGAGATGGAGAAGTGCTACATTGATTATGCCATGAGCGTGATCGTCTCCCGAGCTCTACCAGATGTCAGGGACGGATTGAAACCGGTCCATCGCCGCATCCTTTACTCCATGTACGATTCGGGCATCACCTCAGGGAAACCTTATAAAAAGAGCGCCAGGGTGGTGGGTAACGTTCTGGGTCAATTCCATCCTCATGGAGATATGGCAGTGTATGACGCCTTGGTGCGCCTGGCCCAACCTTTCTCGATGAGATATGTGTTGGTGGATGGGCAAGGGAATTTTGGGTCCATCGACGGTGATGCCGCTGCGGCTATGCGTTACACTGAATGCCGCTTGAACAAGCTCGCAGAGGAGATGTTGGTGGACCTGGAGAAGGACACCGTGGATTGGGTAGATAATTTCGACAGCAGCCTCAAAGAGCCATCAGTTCTTCCTGCCAAGCTTCCTAACCTGCTGATAAATGGCACATCAGGAATCGCCGTGGGCATGGCGACCAACATCCCTCCTCATAACCTGAGGGAGGTAGTGGATGCTCTCACTGCCCTTATCGACAGGCCTGATATGGAAGTAAATGAGCTAATGCAGTACATCAAAGGTCCTGACTTCCCTACTGGTGGCATAATCTACGGGATGAATGGAATATTGGAGGCGTATTCCACTGGTAAAGGCCGTCTTAAGGTCAGAGCCAAGACCAAGATTGAGGAGAAGAATGGTAAAAAGAGCATAGTTGTGACCGAGATACCTTATCAGGTGAACAAGTCCACTCTCCTAGAGGGCATTGCCCAGCTAATCAAGGACAAGAAGGTGGAAGGCATCACCGATCTAAGGGACGAGAGCGACCGTGACGGTATGCGCATAGTCATGGACCTGCGCCGCGATGCGATGGAGGAGATAGTCCTCAATCAGCTATTCCAACACTCTGCGCTAGAGGTCACTTTTGGGGTCATCAACCTCGCCCTGGTGAACAATGAACCCAAGGTATTGACTCTGAAGGAGACGCTGCAACACCATCTGAATTACCGCAAGGAAGTAGTTACACGGCGCACTCGCTATGAGTTAAAGGAGGCGCAGAAGCGCCATCACATCCTTCAGGGGCTTATAAAGGCAGTTGATTCCTTGGATGAGACCATAGCTATTATCCGTTCCGCCCAGTCCACTGAAGAGGCCAGAGACGGGCTCATGGCCCGCTTTCAGCTCGATGAGGAACAGGCCAAGGCCATCTTGGAAATGCGATTGCAGAAGCTAACAGGGCTGGAGTTGGAGGCATTACATAAAGAATTCACCGACGTAGTTGAATTAATGCGGAAGCTGGAGGAGATATTGGCCTCAGAGCAGAAGATAATGAGCATCATACGCTCCGAGCTGCTTGAGCTTAAGGAGAAGTATGGTGATGACAGGAGAACGGAAATAATTCCATACGCGCAGGATCTGGACGAGGAAGATCTGATTCCCATCGAGGACATGGTGGTCATGATCACTTCCGATGGCTATGTAAAGCGCATTCCCTTATCCACGTACAAACAGCAGAGGAGAGGTGGTATGGGGCTCATGGGCATGGAGACCAAGGAGGAGGATCACGTCACTGACCTCTTCGTTTCCAGCACTCATGACGATATCATGTTCTTCACTAACAAGGGGAAGATGTTCCTGCTCAAGACTTATAAAATTCCTGTAGGGCAGAGGCATTCTAAGGGAAAGCCGATTGTCAATCTGCTTCCTCATTTGGAGGAAGGAGAGAAGGTAATTGACAAGGCGCCGGTGAAAAAGTTCTCCGAAGACCTCTTTGTGGTATTTGCCACCAAGCAAGGTATGATCAAGAAGACGCGCTTAGATGCTTATAAGAATGTGCGCTCAAATGGTATTATTGCATTGGGCCTGAACGAAGGCGATGAACTCATAGATACCAAAGTAACAGATGATAACAAGGAAGTCATCCTGGCCACAAGGGATGGTCGTGCCATCCGCTTTGACCTGAAATATGACCCGGAAAAAGGAACTGGGGTTAGGCCGATGGGTCGTCCTGCCACAGGGGTCATTGGCATACGCCTGCGAGAAGGTGATGAAGTGGTTAGCATGGCCCTGGTAACACCTGAGTCAAGGCTGCTCACGGTGACTGAGAAAGGTTATGGCAAGGTCTCTGTGGTGGGTAAACCCTCCTCCGTAGAGGAAGAGGACGAGGATGAAGGAGAAGAGGAGGAGACAGAGGAGGAGCAGGAGCGGGATACCTTCCGCAAGACCCATCGCGGAGGAAAAGGGATCAAGGCCATCAGGGTAACTGAGAAGAACGGTAAAGTAGTGGCTGTGCTGGCCGTTTCTGAGGAAGATGACATCTTAATCGCCTCCGACCGTGGAAACGTCATACGCACAAGCGTATCCGAATTCCGCGTCACGGGAAGGGTCACCATGGGCGTCCGGGCCAAACGCTTGGAGGAAGGAGAGAAGGTCATAGCTGTAGAGAGGCTTGTAGGCGAACATGAGAGGGCGACTGTGGCAGCTACGGATGCCAGAGAGGATGACAGCATGTTTCCCACCGATACCATTTCGGAGAGCGAAGACACCAATGGTGAATGACATGTCGATGTATGATTATCACCAGCTGATTCAACTCCCAAAAAGTTTTATAATGCTAGACCTGATTGAATTCTCATCCATCAGCGGTGCGCATCATGTTCAAGAACTCGATACCAGGCCTCGAGAAGGTATTTCGCACTGACATCGAGGCTCCCAAAGTGGTTCTAGTCACTGGACCTCCCGGCTCTATGAAGACAAGCTTCTGCTATTCAGTAATGTCCTCCTACCTAGAGAGAACAAAAGAGTTCGGACTCTATGTGACTCTGGAGGAGAGCGGGGAGTCGCACTTGCGCAATATGCGCTCATTAGGCATGAAGCTCTCCCCTAATCTGGAAATATCAGACTTCACTGACTTAAGGGAGCTTGATGAGATCGTGGAGGTAGATAATCCCACGGATTATGTACAGTTCGTGGAACAAATGCTCACGTATTATAAGAAGAAACATGGGGACAAGTTCACCGTCTTCACCTTGGATTCGTTAGGGGCCTTATACTCTTTGATGGAAAACTCTACAGGCATGAGGAAGCGCATGTTCTATTTCTTTAAGGCCTTGAGGGACCTGAACCTTATTTCCTTCATTGTGATGGAGCGCGCGCCTGGCTCTCCCTCAGATTTATTAGGAAATGAGGGCTTTCTGGTAGATGGTATCATTGAGATGGGACTCGATCGCTCGAAGGGGAAGATGGCGCGGTATATGAGAGTGGAGAAGATGCGCGCCTGCGAGCACTCCATGGAAAGGCACACCGTTGAGGTGAGTCCTGGTGCAGGCATGACCATACTTGGTCCCACAATGACTTAGGTCGACCACTTTGAATATGATTTACGAATCTGGAAATACTGGAAAAGGATTAATAGTGTGTTCCGTCAATTTCTGGCACGCTCTACAAAATAATCGTTGAGCTCATTGGAGGGGTAGATCTGTCCGGCGACAGTGTTCCGATCTGGCAGGTAATCGAGGAATTCAAAGAGAAGATAAAGGCGCAGGAAGCGGAGATAAAGAAGCGCAAGGACGAGCTCGACGCGGTGGAGGCGACACTGCGCCAACGCGCCGATTCCCTGGACAAACGGGAGGAAAAGCTCATATTACGTGAGAAAGAGGTCGAAGCCAGAGATGCCGAACTCAAGCCGAGGGAGATGAATGTCGCCAAGAAAGAGAAGGATTTGATTATGCTGGAAACTTCTTTGCGAGAGCTCCAGGATGAGATCAATATGGCCCGCATCACGATTGAGAAAAGGGATAAGGAACTTACGGAAAAGGAAGCTGAATTACTTCGCCTTTCAGAGTTATCCTCTCAATACGAAGCAGCGATTAAGGAATATGCAGCCAAGTATCAAGCTTTAGAAGAGAAGATGCTCTCCGAGGAGAGGAATTTGGCCAAAATCCTCGATGAATTATCGAGCCGGCGCGAAGAGATGCTGGTTAAGATAAAGGCGCTGCAAGAGCAAGAGGATCTGCTGGCAGAGAGCAAGCGCTTGGTGATGGAGGAGCAGAGAAGATTCGTGGATTGGGAGAGGAAGCTGAACGATAGGGAGGCAGAGCTAGCAAGAAGGGAGAGGACATTGGAGAAAGCTTCAAGCATCGCTAAAATGGAAGCCTCCTCGGAACCTCAACCTATCTGGCAGCAACCGACTTCATCAGAAAAGACTGGGGATAAGGCAGAAGTTGTAAACCAAACCGCAGCTGTAAAGGAAGTTGAAACATCTATAGTGGAGAGCGAGGAATCGGGCCTAGCCGAGATTTTCTGCCCTGAATGCCGCACCATCGTCAGCGCTTCCGCGGATTCTTGTTATGCTTGCGGGGCTGACCTGAAGAATCCAAAGCCCAAGGAACCCACAGTATCAGAGCCAAAGGCACAGCCCGTGCAGGAAAAGGCAGAGGAGAAGGTCGAACAGAAAGAGGAGCTAAAGCCTTTGGAGCCCAAGCCAGAGGAAAAGCGGAGCGAGGAGGAGCGCAAGGAGACCGAGGGGAAGAAATCGGTGTCCATTCGCAAAATCATCAAACGCAAGTGAGTTCATATCGATACTGGCTAAACTGATTCGATGCTATGGATGCGCTTGATGCATCTGTTTTTATCATCGATCTTTAGGTAGCGTTTTTCTGACTCTAAGAATTCAAAAAATACGACTTGTAAACGAATCTATTTATAGCCAGACTTTGCTTATTTCTGCAGGTGGAACCTCGAGTTAGGTGGGTGTCGCATGAGCAGTTCCATTGAGAATAGGATAATTAGCTTTGCAATTGTATGGTGTCTAGTGACTTCTCTGTTCGCCGGACTTCTAATAGTCGTCCCTGAAGAGAGTGAGGCTGCATTGCCCTCCATTCTGCCGAATGGGGATGTGATCATTGGCTCAGATTATGAGTTCAGTACTTGGCCGATAAATCCTAATCTTAACGGCGCTGAGATTAAGATGAGAGGAAATCTTACCATTCGATCCGGCGGTATTGTAACAATAAATGATGGTACGCTGAGCTTTGCCCAAGATATTGGTATGGATCGCATCCCTGGGACCGCTGACGATCATGTGTACAAATTAATAATAGAAGACGGCGGTCGACTTATCCTGAATCGTGCCACCCTTACCACCCATCTAGATACCATCTTCAACTATCCTAGCCTGGGTGTGCTGGTTCGCAACGGTGGGGTTCTTCAAGCCACCGACTCCGTGCTCAAATTCCCAGGTCATATTGTGGTGGATTCGTCTCAATTAGTATTGACGGATAGCGTGGTGACGGGACACTTATCAACCGACATAAGCAAATATTGTATCCCAAGCTATTTCCCATCCGATTTTTTCGATGACTCGGCTGTGATTCTATCGGTCTCTAGCACCTGCACTTTGATGAACTCGAGAGTAGAGCGCATCTATGAAAATTCGAGCGTGCCTCTCCCGCCAAGCACGTATAATCACAACTATCCCTTCGCCTCTGATGATGCTACGAGGAATCTCGTGCAGTACACCTTATCCAGAAATGTTAATTCCTTTACCGCGGCCAATACTGCCATGGGCCCTTTGGTGAATATAACCATGGATGACAGCAGGTATGTGATGGTAGGGCCTGGTCAGACCCTTTCTTTGGGGTCTGTGGCCATCGATGGATTGGTATTCCCCGCGTCAACAAGCTATTCCATCACCATGCATGTTAAATATAAGACCGATTTAGGCTATGACGGAACATCATACTTCTTATGGAGCTATGAGAACGGTGCCTTAACGACCACAACCATCCAGCCTCGTGACACACACCTCTCATATGATCCTAATGTGAACATCGAGGCCGTGGAATCATTCGCTATGCCAGCTATGTCCTCCGCCGATTTGAGGAATCTAAACATCAGTTTCTCCAACAACGCTGTCAGTTCGCCGGGCTTCGTTTATATCAACAGGGTATGGTTCGACATCACCTTCTCTCTACCTACTTATCGCAACATCACCATGGCAGGTTCGAGCAGCCTTATTGCCCTGGATACTTATCTGGACGTTGATTTCAACAACGATCGCATAGCTCACAATCAGCTGAATGTGAGAGATGCGTCAAATGCCTATTTGTATGGTGTGTGGGGGGATGTTGAAGAAGAGGACATCGAATATGAGCGCGTACCTGCTTACTTTATCTCCTCAGGCACAACTTCTGCTTATCCTATTTCTAAAGGAACTCTTGACAACACTACCTCCTCCTTGGCCACACTCAGGAGCGTGGATGGAGTATACTATGATGTGGCAGCCAATCAGGTAATGGCACTTGAGAACTTCAACGTAGGAGACATAAGCGGACCGTTATCAGCTGTCACCTTGACTGTATCTGTGAGAGTTGCAGCTGGCTATGTCGTTGATCAATATGTAAAATGGGGGACTTCATGGAGTTTGTTGTATAATACTAGCATTAGACCATCTTCAACTACTTTAACAACGTATAATTTTGATTTATATTCGGCAGGAATCACAGACGTTTCGAAGCTGAATAACTTGAAGATTTCGTTTACAAACACCAGAGCACAATTGGTACAGTTTGACCGCATTGCGATAACAGTTGAAACTGGACCTGCCATATACGTTTACCGCTGGGCGGATGTGAACGCGGTAGATGAGCAGCAGCTTCCAATAAGTGGTGCATTCGTGAATGCCACTTTGTTGAGCAATGGTGGACAAGCCTATTATTATACCCCATCTGGAGTGTCCCCTGTACCGCCCTCTGAAGTGCTCAGCTATTTGAATAGAAATACTGAGAACTACAAGATAACGAATGAGTCGGGCTCCGTAATGCTGCCTCTACTTTCAGATATTCTGACCCGAACTGACCAGCTACCAAATCTGGTACCCATCCATGGTTACAATTTATTCATTAATTATACGAATGTCAGCTCCGTGTTCTATTCAGGCCAGGTAGCGATCTCATTCGACTCTTATCCCGCGATCGGAAAAGAAAATCAAACAAGGATAATTGAGTTCACCATGCCTGATTTGTACTTGGATAGGCCAGACCTGCAGATCAATTCCATGTCTGTAGCACCTTCCACAATCTTCGTGGATGACATCGCCACAATCTCGGTTCAAGTGCGGAACAACGGTCTCACAGGTGCTCGGAATGTTGTGGTAAACTTAACTGATTCGCTAAGCACTTGGACAGGTGAGCAGACGGTGGGCATAATTGGACCGGGGGCCACGGTGGAAGTGCAGTTCTCTTGGGTGGCTACGCCAGCAGGTATGCACACGATTACCGCCCGCGTGGATCCGAAGAATGTGGTTGCGGAAAGTAGCGAGGTGAACAATGAGAGGTCATTATCTTTCACCGTCTTGGCGAATCTGCCCGAGCTTTCAGTTACATCCACCGACATCTCTTTCACTCCGCAGCCAGCCTTTTCCAACAGTCCTGTGACCACGACGGTAGTGGTATCTAATGCATTGGGCAGAGCCGACGCCAAGGACGTCACTGTATCTTTCTACATCGGAGATCCCAGGACAAGCGGTCAGTTAATAGGAACGAATATAATTAACGTCACCAAAGGTGCAGCCAACACTACAAATTTCGTCTGGACCCCGACTGAAATAGGAACATACGACATTTATGTGCAAGTGAATGCTGGACAATCTCCAAAAGAATACTCTTATGCCAATAACCTGGCGAGCAGAGCGATAACCGTTGATTTATCTCTTATGGACACAGATTTGGTAGTGGACGACTCAAATGTAGTGACATTCTCAGGAGCTTCGTTTAGTCAGCGTGGCCGCGTGATAGTAATGGAGCAAGGAACTCTTATCATCCGGTCGGCCACATTCACTATGTTCGAGGATTATGATGGCCAATTCCAGATATACGTTATGGACCAAGGAAGATTGATAATCGAGGGAGCCACCCTGGCTACGACCAAATCGATTTGGATGTATGTGATGGAGGATGCGATCGTATGGGTCAACGATTCCTTGCTCTCTGATGGGTTGAAGATTAAACTGGACGGTTATTCGCAGTTCAGCATTGAGAGGTCAACTGTTCATGCTGAACTGGTCGCCCCGACTTCATCGAATTCGATACTCAGGGCATCTTCTACTACTTTCACCAAATCGCTATCCTCGTTCGGTGGCAAAGCCATCGCCTATTTGACAAGCGTTTCCACTCCTTCTTTGGTCGCCAAGGAGAACGCACTCATCTACCACTATCGCAACATAGAGGTGACGGTGGTAGACCTGGCCAACAATAGGATAGCTGGCGCTGAGGTGGTATTGCGTTACTATGTCAATAGGAGTGATGTCTCAGCCGCGGTGACAAACGTGGCGGGTGCGCTAAGGTTCGCAGCTCTGTGCGATGTGATAACCGCGACTGGTAGCATGTATCATGGCAGGTATGCCTTGAATGCTTCATACGCTTTCATGGCACGGACATATTACGCATCTGAGGCTGCAGTTTCCCTGTCTCCCTATTCTGCTCCCTTGTCTGTGAGCGATGCTAAAATAACTCTCGTCATTCAAGCGATTATACCGATAAGCGAGTGGGACATCATAGTAGATGATAATAATATAGTGGAATTGGAAGGAACCACCTTCAACCATCGTGGCCGGGTTATCGTTATGGATAACGGGGCGCTGAGGATCAGAAATGGTGGTTTAGCCATAGATCAAGACAGCAATTATCAATTCCAGATATTCGTCCAGGACAACGGGCGATTAGAACTGTACAAGGCCACCTTGAGCTCCGACTTCAATATTTGGCTGTATGCATCAGGGAATGCTGTAGTACGCATCGAGGAATCCACGGTTCATTCCTCAGTAATTATGAGACTTGACGGCTTATCCAAAGTGTACCTCCTGAACTCCACCATTGGCTCCGGCATCTCAGCTCCCTCAAGCTCATCTGCAAGAGTGTGGGCCTGGAATACTACTTTCCTAACTTCGTGGAACGCCTTCGGTGGTAATGCCGTAGCTTATCTTGTGAGCGTAAGAGTCCCAGCCTTGAGACCGATTGAGGGCGCACTTGTGCTCCACTATAGATGGGTAAAAGCGACAGTTTTAGATGGTAATAATTATGCCATTCCCAATGCCGTGGTCCAGATCCGCTTCTATGTCAATGGTACCCTATTCAGCTCGGTACGCGCATCAGCGGACGGCACGGTATTGTTCGCTGCGCTTTGCGATCGAATAGACGCCAACGGAGCAAACTACCTGGGTAACTATAGGTTGAATGCCACTTATTGGTTCCAAGGCACACCATACGAATCCAGCGTGGTTCCAGTTTCCCTAGCACCATATGCAGAGCCATTATCAGCGTTGAGCTATGTCAAATCGATTAGCATCCCTTCGGCTCTACCGGATTTGGATCCGCCAATCTTCGTTTCCAACTCGCAGCCATATCGCAACGAGAATGTTACCATAACCACTCATGTAACCAATGTGGGAGTAGTCGATGCTAACAATGTGATGGTACGCTTCAAAGATGGCACCAGTGTCATTTCCGATATTATAGTACCAAAGATATCGCCTGGGGAGACCGTTATCGTGAGTGTTGTTTGGAGGGCGAGTTATCCACTAGGTTTGCATAACATCTCGGTGGTCATCGATCCCTTGAATTTGATAAAAGAGCTCACCGTGGATGACAATACAAATTGGACCTTGGTCGAGGTGAGAGGAGTAGTAGACTTATACATTAGCGAGGTAGATGTTACTGTGACTCCAGCATCGCCTACTACTAACTCTTCAGCATCCATAACTGTGGTTGTGCACAATAGTGGTGACATCGCCGCAAGCAATGTCAATGTATCCTTCACCGACGTGATGCCGGGCGGTCAGCAAGTGCTAATAGGATACGCGTTGATTCCTACCGTCCCGGGCCTTGGGGGTACTGGAGCAGCGAGTGTTTCCTGGGTGCCAACAATACCGGGGAATCATGTCCTAATTATAAGGGTGAATGTGGGCATACCCCCCATTCCAGAGCAGATAACCTCTAACAACAACGTGTCCTATCCTGTCATAGTAAGGAACTACGCTGACCTAACTCCTAGCAGCATAACCTTCAGGCCTCTAACTGCTATCTACGTGGGGAATCAGGTCTTTGTCGATGCAGCCATAGCCAATATCGGTCAGACGGCTGCGGCCAATGTCGTGGTCAACTTCTGGGAGGGTTCCATCGGGACAGGCAGGCTATTCGATACCAAGACCATTAGCTCTGTGGCATCTGGTCAGACAGTCACTGTTACCGGATCCTGGATAGTACAACCCATAGCTGGTGCCAAGTTCCAGACACGCACCATTTGGGTGGATGTGAACCCAGCCCGCACCGTGATCGAGACCAATTACAACAACAACCGCCTCTCACAGGGCGTGATTGTGGTCGATAACCGTCCTGATCTCATGTTCGTGGGTACCTTGAATTTCACCTCTGGAAGCAGCGAGGTTACCGAAGCCGTATTGGGAGAGACAATAGTGATGAGAGTCTCTCTAAAGAACGATGGCTTCACTAATGCTATGGGTGTAAAGATCAGGTTTGAGGCGGGAGACTCTGATGGCTACTATATGACTCTCTTCATAGTCTCGCGCGATGTGAGAGCCAATGAGACGATAAGAATAGAACAGTCCTGGATAGTGAACACCACCACATCGGGGAACTATACCATCCGAGCGACAGTGGATTACAATAGTCAGGTCAATGAAACCAATGAGGGCAATAACATCCTGACTAAAACGTTCAGAGTGAATCCGCCTGTGCCTCAGATCAGCATTAGCGTGCCTCTTGGAGAGCAAAAAGTAGACTCCAATATCATCGTCTCGGGAGTGGTAACCAATTCGCGTACAGGGGCGCCATTGCCCAACCAAGCGGTGGTGCTGACCATAATGACCACTGGCCTGCCTAGGCCGATAATTGAGAATGTGACAGTTTACACCGGCCCATCTGGCGTATTCCAGGGCACTCTGCATATACCAGCCAATGTGAAAGAGGGCACTTATGTGGCTTCAGCGAGTGTAACCATTGACAATAAGACCGTCTCCGTGATGTCCGCAGGCTTCCAGATCGTAAGAGGCCCTTCGGAGACTTCAGTGCCCTTCTGGGTATGGTTGTTGATAATTGCCTTGGTGGTCCTGATAATAGTCGCATTCTCCTTCAAGCTCTACCGCGGCCTGGGGAGAATGGTGGAATGCGGTGAGTGCGGTGCCCTCATACCGGAAAGCTCAAAGCGTTGTCCCAAGTGTGGCGTGGAGTTCGAGACGGGCACAGCCAAGTGCAGCAATTGTGGTGCCTGGATCCCCGTCTCCTCTTCGGAGTGCCCTGAGTGCGGTGTGAAATTCGTATCCGAGCCTTTGCCCGAAGAGGAAAGTGATTACGTGCGCAAGATGAGGGAACAATATGAAGCCTACGTTGCGCCATTCCGAGAGCAGGGCAAACAGGCACTGGGGAAGAAATACAGTGAGGCGAAGTTCCAGGAATGGTGGAAGAAGCAGCCTTCGTACATTTCCTTCGAGAAGTGGCTTTCTCAGGAAGAGCAGAAGAGAAAAGCTGCTGGATCAGCTTTCCCTTGCCCCATCTGTGGTACTTTGAACCCTAAGGGTTCGAATATCTGCAGCAAATGCGGCACCGTGTTCGACAAGACTATGATGAGCGAAGCGCCTACTACCGCATCCACGGAGCAATCCTCGGAGCCCTCAAAGCCTGCTCGTCGGATAGTTCGCAGAGCTGCAGAAAAGAAAACCATCACCAAAAAGCCTGAGGAGGCGGGGCAGCCATCCGAAGAACAACAGCAACCAGAGGAACAGAAAGCTCAGTGAGCCAAACCTCAAACCTTTTCCTTACCTTTTAATATCGATCTTATTTGTTTCTTTTCAAGATCTTCAGAGACCAATGAAGGTTTAGAATTTTTTTTAGAAATCGGTCATCATTCACATTTGAAATCATCGAAAAACAAGACCTTGAAGTTAATCACCTTGTTTTCTTGGACCTCAACTCCCTCCAAAGCTAGTAGCGAAGCCTTGATCTTAATTTTTTCTGGATCCGAGCCATGATAGCCACCTAATCTTCCATCCGACATCACTACTCTGTGGCAAGGAAAGTATGGTGAATAAGGATTAGATCTTAATATGGCGCCTACCAACCTGTAAGCTCGCCCTAATCCTGATGCTTTGGCCAGAGCGCCATAGGTAGTCACCCTTCCTTGGGGGACTTGGCTAAGGAGCTCGTAGACTCTCTTGGCTTTTTGCGTGGTCTCTATTCTCATATGTTCTTGCATCGTGCGTTCGCTTTTTGAAGACAAACTTTCCTTGGATAGGATAAATTATTTTAAGGGAGTTCTTGCATCTTCTCCCGAATCTCCTTGGCAACACGTTCTGGATCCTTATAATAGCCGGAGATGACTTTTGCCACCTGGCGATAATTATCGAATCCAGCCTTCTTCATGTATTCTAATATGTCCA
This region of Methanomassiliicoccales archaeon genomic DNA includes:
- the gyrA gene encoding DNA gyrase subunit A, producing MEGAEVKEPPALERKAVVNRPIEKEMEKCYIDYAMSVIVSRALPDVRDGLKPVHRRILYSMYDSGITSGKPYKKSARVVGNVLGQFHPHGDMAVYDALVRLAQPFSMRYVLVDGQGNFGSIDGDAAAAMRYTECRLNKLAEEMLVDLEKDTVDWVDNFDSSLKEPSVLPAKLPNLLINGTSGIAVGMATNIPPHNLREVVDALTALIDRPDMEVNELMQYIKGPDFPTGGIIYGMNGILEAYSTGKGRLKVRAKTKIEEKNGKKSIVVTEIPYQVNKSTLLEGIAQLIKDKKVEGITDLRDESDRDGMRIVMDLRRDAMEEIVLNQLFQHSALEVTFGVINLALVNNEPKVLTLKETLQHHLNYRKEVVTRRTRYELKEAQKRHHILQGLIKAVDSLDETIAIIRSAQSTEEARDGLMARFQLDEEQAKAILEMRLQKLTGLELEALHKEFTDVVELMRKLEEILASEQKIMSIIRSELLELKEKYGDDRRTEIIPYAQDLDEEDLIPIEDMVVMITSDGYVKRIPLSTYKQQRRGGMGLMGMETKEEDHVTDLFVSSTHDDIMFFTNKGKMFLLKTYKIPVGQRHSKGKPIVNLLPHLEEGEKVIDKAPVKKFSEDLFVVFATKQGMIKKTRLDAYKNVRSNGIIALGLNEGDELIDTKVTDDNKEVILATRDGRAIRFDLKYDPEKGTGVRPMGRPATGVIGIRLREGDEVVSMALVTPESRLLTVTEKGYGKVSVVGKPSSVEEEDEDEGEEEETEEEQERDTFRKTHRGGKGIKAIRVTEKNGKVVAVLAVSEEDDILIASDRGNVIRTSVSEFRVTGRVTMGVRAKRLEEGEKVIAVERLVGEHERATVAATDAREDDSMFPTDTISESEDTNGE
- a CDS encoding RAD55 family ATPase, whose product is MNSHPSAVRIMFKNSIPGLEKVFRTDIEAPKVVLVTGPPGSMKTSFCYSVMSSYLERTKEFGLYVTLEESGESHLRNMRSLGMKLSPNLEISDFTDLRELDEIVEVDNPTDYVQFVEQMLTYYKKKHGDKFTVFTLDSLGALYSLMENSTGMRKRMFYFFKALRDLNLISFIVMERAPGSPSDLLGNEGFLVDGIIEMGLDRSKGKMARYMRVEKMRACEHSMERHTVEVSPGAGMTILGPTMT